A stretch of the Vanacampus margaritifer isolate UIUO_Vmar chromosome 6, RoL_Vmar_1.0, whole genome shotgun sequence genome encodes the following:
- the LOC144053932 gene encoding cadherin-1-like isoform X4 encodes MEMMFFLCKFLAAASLLHSCFKNTTVDSGREPTESKHVEPFRRKKREWVIPDINVPENDSGPFPKFMTKIKSSSEEKVAITYQLVGPGADKAPEGVFTMDRRSGALYVTRPLDREKISRYVLLAHATVKGSKAEEPMKLVINVVDQNDNVPECTRTPFYGNVSESAQVGESFMSITAEDKDAPNTDNADIRYRLKTQKTHGPKDKMFSINPVSGLISTMAVGLDREMQSKYELIIEAADMAGEGLRTTCTAIVSITDSNDHAPRFTFTSVSASTPENEVGREVLRLTVTDEDDLGTPNTNTKYTIVSGNQGGHFSVKTGPWKMEGMLTTAKAVDFERDPMFTLLLVATNDAPFSKSVSTSTCTITVTVLDQNEPPFFKPPLIHRIISEEPPLGSQVADLRAKDPDTSRHQHVRYALHSDPARWLAIDKNTGSITVKGNMDRESPYIKDNKYTVLVLAYDNGKWLATSPGWTPPRPKSAGLNSSTPATLGIVEGLYQVYFKERPQTRTAEQEDLHHARIHRWFSSVVNTRLLVSGVVQFLSGAVCVLTTVCHSCVSYDCSVAMTMPVWSSLLFMAAGCVAIEVQRKANKLKIIILMGVHLLSLLVGFSLLLAYCLSSQQSHALNTRKQLVGSYVAKGSAVAFTLLCLLLSLYIVLLSWRGLRRYGSATVHVRGYDRVMQEPDDDRGPLMERVDSV; translated from the exons ATGGAGATGATGTTTTTCCTTTGTAAG tttttggcgGCAGCAAGTCTTCTACATTCTTGCTTTAAGAACACAACCGTGGACTCAGGCAGGGAACcaactgaaagtaaacatgtCGAG CCTTTCAGACGGAAGAAACGAGAATGGGTCATCCCTGACATCAATGTCCCAGAGAATGACAGTGGCCCATTCCCCAAGTTCATGACTAAG ATTAAATCCAGCAGCGAGGAAAAGGTGGCCATCACCTACCAGCTGGTTGGGCCCGGGGCCGACAAGGCCCCCGAGGGAGTCTTCACCATGGATCGGCGCTCTGGTGCTCTGTACGTGACCCGGCCACTGGACAGGGAGAAAATAAGCAGATATGTT CTTTTGGCTCACGCGACCGTCAAGGGTTCCAAGGCCGAAGAGCCAATGAAGCTGGTCATCAACGTGGTAGATCAGAATGACAATGTCCCGGAATGTACTCGCACGCCTTTTTATGGAAACGTCAGCGAAAGCGCACAAGTTG GTGAGTCCTTCATGAGTATAACAGCAGAAGACAAGGATGCTCCCAATACAGACAATGCAGACATTCGCTATCGACTCAAGACTCAGAAGACTCACGGGcccaaagacaaaatgtttagCATCAATCCAGTCAGCGGATTGATCAGCACAATGGCAGTGGGACTGGACAGAGAG ATGCAGTCAAAGTACGAGCTGATCATAGAGGCTGCAGACATGGCGGGGGAGGGTCTCCGCACCACGTGTACCGCCATCGTCAGCATCACTGACAGCAATGATCACGCACCGCGTTTCACCTTCACATCA GTGTCTGCTTCTACGCCTGAAAATGAGGTTGGCCGGGAGGTTCTAAGGTTAACTGTGACTGACGAAGACGATTTGGGAACACCCAATACTAACACCAAGTATACTATCGTCAGCGGCAACCAGGGAGGTCACTTCAGCGTGAAAACAGGACCTTGGAAAATGGAGGGCATGCTCACTACAGCCAAG GCTGTGGACTTTGAACGTGATCCTATGTTTACTCTACTGCTGGTGGCGACAAACGACGCTCCCTTTAGTAAGTCTGTGTCCACCTCCACGTGCACAATCACAGTAACGGTCTTAGACCAGAATGAGCCGCCGTTCTTCAAACCGCCACTCATCCACCGGATCATCTCAGAGGAGCCGCCACTGGGGAGTCAAGTGGCAGACCTCAGAGCCAAGGATCCAGACACTTCAAGGCACCAACATGTCAG ATACGCACTACACAGCGACCCAGCCAGGTGGTTGGCTATTGATAAAAATACAGGATCCATCACAGTGAAGGGCAACATGGACAGAGAGTCTCCGTACATCAAAGACAACAAGTACACGGTGCTGGTTTTGGCGTATGACAATG GCAAATGGCTGGCGACGAGTCCAGGGTGGACACCacctcgcccaaagtcagctgggttaAACTCCAGTACACCTGCAACCCTAGGAATTGTT GAGGGTCTGTACCAGGTGTACTTCAAAGAACGGCCACAAACGAGGACTGCCGAGCAGGAGGACCTGCACCACGCCCGGATTCATCGCTGGTTCTCTTCGGTGGTCAACACCAGGCTGTTGGTCAGCGGG GTGGTGCAGTTTTTGAGCGGCGCAGTCTGCGTGCTGACCACCGTCTGCCACTCATGCGTGAGCTACGACTGCTCCGTCGCCATGACGATGCCGGTGTGGTCCAGCCTACTT TTTATGGCTGCTGGATGTGTGGCAATAGAAGTCCAGAGGAAGGCCAATAAACTTAAG ATCATCATCCTTATGGGTGTTCACCTCCTCAGCCTTCTGGTTGGTTTCTCCCTGCTGTTAGCCTACTGCCTCTCTTCTCAGCAGTCTCACGCACTCAATACAAGAAAACAG CTCGTTGGCTCGTACGTGGCTAAGGGCAGCGCCGTAGCATTCACTTTGCTGTGTCTGCTACTGTCTCTCTATATTGTCTTATTATCGTGGAGAGGCCTCCGGCGCTACGGTAGTGCCACGGTCCACGTTCGTGGATACGACCGCGTCATGCAG GAGCCAGATGACGACCGCGGGCCTTTAATGGAGCGTGTGGActcagtgtga
- the LOC144053932 gene encoding cadherin-1-like isoform X2 — MEMMFFLCKFLAAASLLHSCFKNTTVDSGREPTESKHVEPFRRKKREWVIPDINVPENDSGPFPKFMTKIKSSSEEKVAITYQLVGPGADKAPEGVFTMDRRSGALYVTRPLDREKISRYVLLAHATVKGSKAEEPMKLVINVVDQNDNVPECTRTPFYGNVSESAQVGESFMSITAEDKDAPNTDNADIRYRLKTQKTHGPKDKMFSINPVSGLISTMAVGLDREMQSKYELIIEAADMAGEGLRTTCTAIVSITDSNDHAPRFTFTSVSASTPENEVGREVLRLTVTDEDDLGTPNTNTKYTIVSGNQGGHFSVKTGPWKMEGMLTTAKAVDFERDPMFTLLLVATNDAPFSKSVSTSTCTITVTVLDQNEPPFFKPPLIHRIISEEPPLGSQVADLRAKDPDTSRHQHVRYALHSDPARWLAIDKNTGSITVKGNMDRESPYIKDNKYTVLVLAYDNDPTNLTTEQTTYILRVPSHPPTFLPGKWLATSPGWTPPRPKSAGLNSSTPATLGIVEGLYQVYFKERPQTRTAEQEDLHHARIHRWFSSVVNTRLLVSGVVQFLSGAVCVLTTVCHSCVSYDCSVAMTMPVWSSLLFMAAGCVAIEVQRKANKLKIIILMGVHLLSLLVGFSLLLAYCLSSQQSHALNTRKQLVGSYVAKGSAVAFTLLCLLLSLYIVLLSWRGLRRYGSATVHVRGYDRVMQEPDDDRGPLMERVDSV; from the exons ATGGAGATGATGTTTTTCCTTTGTAAG tttttggcgGCAGCAAGTCTTCTACATTCTTGCTTTAAGAACACAACCGTGGACTCAGGCAGGGAACcaactgaaagtaaacatgtCGAG CCTTTCAGACGGAAGAAACGAGAATGGGTCATCCCTGACATCAATGTCCCAGAGAATGACAGTGGCCCATTCCCCAAGTTCATGACTAAG ATTAAATCCAGCAGCGAGGAAAAGGTGGCCATCACCTACCAGCTGGTTGGGCCCGGGGCCGACAAGGCCCCCGAGGGAGTCTTCACCATGGATCGGCGCTCTGGTGCTCTGTACGTGACCCGGCCACTGGACAGGGAGAAAATAAGCAGATATGTT CTTTTGGCTCACGCGACCGTCAAGGGTTCCAAGGCCGAAGAGCCAATGAAGCTGGTCATCAACGTGGTAGATCAGAATGACAATGTCCCGGAATGTACTCGCACGCCTTTTTATGGAAACGTCAGCGAAAGCGCACAAGTTG GTGAGTCCTTCATGAGTATAACAGCAGAAGACAAGGATGCTCCCAATACAGACAATGCAGACATTCGCTATCGACTCAAGACTCAGAAGACTCACGGGcccaaagacaaaatgtttagCATCAATCCAGTCAGCGGATTGATCAGCACAATGGCAGTGGGACTGGACAGAGAG ATGCAGTCAAAGTACGAGCTGATCATAGAGGCTGCAGACATGGCGGGGGAGGGTCTCCGCACCACGTGTACCGCCATCGTCAGCATCACTGACAGCAATGATCACGCACCGCGTTTCACCTTCACATCA GTGTCTGCTTCTACGCCTGAAAATGAGGTTGGCCGGGAGGTTCTAAGGTTAACTGTGACTGACGAAGACGATTTGGGAACACCCAATACTAACACCAAGTATACTATCGTCAGCGGCAACCAGGGAGGTCACTTCAGCGTGAAAACAGGACCTTGGAAAATGGAGGGCATGCTCACTACAGCCAAG GCTGTGGACTTTGAACGTGATCCTATGTTTACTCTACTGCTGGTGGCGACAAACGACGCTCCCTTTAGTAAGTCTGTGTCCACCTCCACGTGCACAATCACAGTAACGGTCTTAGACCAGAATGAGCCGCCGTTCTTCAAACCGCCACTCATCCACCGGATCATCTCAGAGGAGCCGCCACTGGGGAGTCAAGTGGCAGACCTCAGAGCCAAGGATCCAGACACTTCAAGGCACCAACATGTCAG ATACGCACTACACAGCGACCCAGCCAGGTGGTTGGCTATTGATAAAAATACAGGATCCATCACAGTGAAGGGCAACATGGACAGAGAGTCTCCGTACATCAAAGACAACAAGTACACGGTGCTGGTTTTGGCGTATGACAATG ATCCCACCAACCTAACTACTGAACAAACAACCTACATACTGAGAGTACCTTCCCATCCGCCTACCTTCCTTCCAGGCAAATGGCTGGCGACGAGTCCAGGGTGGACACCacctcgcccaaagtcagctgggttaAACTCCAGTACACCTGCAACCCTAGGAATTGTT GAGGGTCTGTACCAGGTGTACTTCAAAGAACGGCCACAAACGAGGACTGCCGAGCAGGAGGACCTGCACCACGCCCGGATTCATCGCTGGTTCTCTTCGGTGGTCAACACCAGGCTGTTGGTCAGCGGG GTGGTGCAGTTTTTGAGCGGCGCAGTCTGCGTGCTGACCACCGTCTGCCACTCATGCGTGAGCTACGACTGCTCCGTCGCCATGACGATGCCGGTGTGGTCCAGCCTACTT TTTATGGCTGCTGGATGTGTGGCAATAGAAGTCCAGAGGAAGGCCAATAAACTTAAG ATCATCATCCTTATGGGTGTTCACCTCCTCAGCCTTCTGGTTGGTTTCTCCCTGCTGTTAGCCTACTGCCTCTCTTCTCAGCAGTCTCACGCACTCAATACAAGAAAACAG CTCGTTGGCTCGTACGTGGCTAAGGGCAGCGCCGTAGCATTCACTTTGCTGTGTCTGCTACTGTCTCTCTATATTGTCTTATTATCGTGGAGAGGCCTCCGGCGCTACGGTAGTGCCACGGTCCACGTTCGTGGATACGACCGCGTCATGCAG GAGCCAGATGACGACCGCGGGCCTTTAATGGAGCGTGTGGActcagtgtga
- the LOC144053932 gene encoding cadherin-1-like isoform X5 — translation MEMMFFLCKFLAAASLLHSCFKNTTVDSGREPTESKHVEPFRRKKREWVIPDINVPENDSGPFPKFMTKIKSSSEEKVAITYQLVGPGADKAPEGVFTMDRRSGALYVTRPLDREKISRYVLLAHATVKGSKAEEPMKLVINVVDQNDNVPECTRTPFYGNVSESAQVGESFMSITAEDKDAPNTDNADIRYRLKTQKTHGPKDKMFSINPVSGLISTMAVGLDREMQSKYELIIEAADMAGEGLRTTCTAIVSITDSNDHAPRFTFTSVSASTPENEVGREVLRLTVTDEDDLGTPNTNTKYTIVSGNQGGHFSVKTGPWKMEGMLTTAKAVDFERDPMFTLLLVATNDAPFKEPPLGSQVADLRAKDPDTSRHQHVRYALHSDPARWLAIDKNTGSITVKGNMDRESPYIKDNKYTVLVLAYDNDPTNLTTEQTTYILRVPSHPPTFLPGKWLATSPGWTPPRPKSAGLNSSTPATLGIVMSENMFQEGLYQVYFKERPQTRTAEQEDLHHARIHRWFSSVVNTRLLVSGVVQFLSGAVCVLTTVCHSCVSYDCSVAMTMPVWSSLLFMAAGCVAIEVQRKANKLKIIILMGVHLLSLLVGFSLLLAYCLSSQQSHALNTRKQLVGSYVAKGSAVAFTLLCLLLSLYIVLLSWRGLRRYGSATVHVRGYDRVMQEPDDDRGPLMERVDSV, via the exons ATGGAGATGATGTTTTTCCTTTGTAAG tttttggcgGCAGCAAGTCTTCTACATTCTTGCTTTAAGAACACAACCGTGGACTCAGGCAGGGAACcaactgaaagtaaacatgtCGAG CCTTTCAGACGGAAGAAACGAGAATGGGTCATCCCTGACATCAATGTCCCAGAGAATGACAGTGGCCCATTCCCCAAGTTCATGACTAAG ATTAAATCCAGCAGCGAGGAAAAGGTGGCCATCACCTACCAGCTGGTTGGGCCCGGGGCCGACAAGGCCCCCGAGGGAGTCTTCACCATGGATCGGCGCTCTGGTGCTCTGTACGTGACCCGGCCACTGGACAGGGAGAAAATAAGCAGATATGTT CTTTTGGCTCACGCGACCGTCAAGGGTTCCAAGGCCGAAGAGCCAATGAAGCTGGTCATCAACGTGGTAGATCAGAATGACAATGTCCCGGAATGTACTCGCACGCCTTTTTATGGAAACGTCAGCGAAAGCGCACAAGTTG GTGAGTCCTTCATGAGTATAACAGCAGAAGACAAGGATGCTCCCAATACAGACAATGCAGACATTCGCTATCGACTCAAGACTCAGAAGACTCACGGGcccaaagacaaaatgtttagCATCAATCCAGTCAGCGGATTGATCAGCACAATGGCAGTGGGACTGGACAGAGAG ATGCAGTCAAAGTACGAGCTGATCATAGAGGCTGCAGACATGGCGGGGGAGGGTCTCCGCACCACGTGTACCGCCATCGTCAGCATCACTGACAGCAATGATCACGCACCGCGTTTCACCTTCACATCA GTGTCTGCTTCTACGCCTGAAAATGAGGTTGGCCGGGAGGTTCTAAGGTTAACTGTGACTGACGAAGACGATTTGGGAACACCCAATACTAACACCAAGTATACTATCGTCAGCGGCAACCAGGGAGGTCACTTCAGCGTGAAAACAGGACCTTGGAAAATGGAGGGCATGCTCACTACAGCCAAG GCTGTGGACTTTGAACGTGATCCTATGTTTACTCTACTGCTGGTGGCGACAAACGACGCTCCCTTTA AGGAGCCGCCACTGGGGAGTCAAGTGGCAGACCTCAGAGCCAAGGATCCAGACACTTCAAGGCACCAACATGTCAG ATACGCACTACACAGCGACCCAGCCAGGTGGTTGGCTATTGATAAAAATACAGGATCCATCACAGTGAAGGGCAACATGGACAGAGAGTCTCCGTACATCAAAGACAACAAGTACACGGTGCTGGTTTTGGCGTATGACAATG ATCCCACCAACCTAACTACTGAACAAACAACCTACATACTGAGAGTACCTTCCCATCCGCCTACCTTCCTTCCAGGCAAATGGCTGGCGACGAGTCCAGGGTGGACACCacctcgcccaaagtcagctgggttaAACTCCAGTACACCTGCAACCCTAGGAATTGTT ATGAGTGAGAACATGTTCCAGGAGGGTCTGTACCAGGTGTACTTCAAAGAACGGCCACAAACGAGGACTGCCGAGCAGGAGGACCTGCACCACGCCCGGATTCATCGCTGGTTCTCTTCGGTGGTCAACACCAGGCTGTTGGTCAGCGGG GTGGTGCAGTTTTTGAGCGGCGCAGTCTGCGTGCTGACCACCGTCTGCCACTCATGCGTGAGCTACGACTGCTCCGTCGCCATGACGATGCCGGTGTGGTCCAGCCTACTT TTTATGGCTGCTGGATGTGTGGCAATAGAAGTCCAGAGGAAGGCCAATAAACTTAAG ATCATCATCCTTATGGGTGTTCACCTCCTCAGCCTTCTGGTTGGTTTCTCCCTGCTGTTAGCCTACTGCCTCTCTTCTCAGCAGTCTCACGCACTCAATACAAGAAAACAG CTCGTTGGCTCGTACGTGGCTAAGGGCAGCGCCGTAGCATTCACTTTGCTGTGTCTGCTACTGTCTCTCTATATTGTCTTATTATCGTGGAGAGGCCTCCGGCGCTACGGTAGTGCCACGGTCCACGTTCGTGGATACGACCGCGTCATGCAG GAGCCAGATGACGACCGCGGGCCTTTAATGGAGCGTGTGGActcagtgtga
- the LOC144053932 gene encoding cadherin-1-like isoform X6, translating into MEMMFFLCKLLAHATVKGSKAEEPMKLVINVVDQNDNVPECTRTPFYGNVSESAQVGESFMSITAEDKDAPNTDNADIRYRLKTQKTHGPKDKMFSINPVSGLISTMAVGLDREMQSKYELIIEAADMAGEGLRTTCTAIVSITDSNDHAPRFTFTSVSASTPENEVGREVLRLTVTDEDDLGTPNTNTKYTIVSGNQGGHFSVKTGPWKMEGMLTTAKAVDFERDPMFTLLLVATNDAPFSKSVSTSTCTITVTVLDQNEPPFFKPPLIHRIISEEPPLGSQVADLRAKDPDTSRHQHVRYALHSDPARWLAIDKNTGSITVKGNMDRESPYIKDNKYTVLVLAYDNDPTNLTTEQTTYILRVPSHPPTFLPGKWLATSPGWTPPRPKSAGLNSSTPATLGIVMSENMFQEGLYQVYFKERPQTRTAEQEDLHHARIHRWFSSVVNTRLLVSGVVQFLSGAVCVLTTVCHSCVSYDCSVAMTMPVWSSLLFMAAGCVAIEVQRKANKLKIIILMGVHLLSLLVGFSLLLAYCLSSQQSHALNTRKQLVGSYVAKGSAVAFTLLCLLLSLYIVLLSWRGLRRYGSATVHVRGYDRVMQEPDDDRGPLMERVDSV; encoded by the exons ATGGAGATGATGTTTTTCCTTTGTAAG CTTTTGGCTCACGCGACCGTCAAGGGTTCCAAGGCCGAAGAGCCAATGAAGCTGGTCATCAACGTGGTAGATCAGAATGACAATGTCCCGGAATGTACTCGCACGCCTTTTTATGGAAACGTCAGCGAAAGCGCACAAGTTG GTGAGTCCTTCATGAGTATAACAGCAGAAGACAAGGATGCTCCCAATACAGACAATGCAGACATTCGCTATCGACTCAAGACTCAGAAGACTCACGGGcccaaagacaaaatgtttagCATCAATCCAGTCAGCGGATTGATCAGCACAATGGCAGTGGGACTGGACAGAGAG ATGCAGTCAAAGTACGAGCTGATCATAGAGGCTGCAGACATGGCGGGGGAGGGTCTCCGCACCACGTGTACCGCCATCGTCAGCATCACTGACAGCAATGATCACGCACCGCGTTTCACCTTCACATCA GTGTCTGCTTCTACGCCTGAAAATGAGGTTGGCCGGGAGGTTCTAAGGTTAACTGTGACTGACGAAGACGATTTGGGAACACCCAATACTAACACCAAGTATACTATCGTCAGCGGCAACCAGGGAGGTCACTTCAGCGTGAAAACAGGACCTTGGAAAATGGAGGGCATGCTCACTACAGCCAAG GCTGTGGACTTTGAACGTGATCCTATGTTTACTCTACTGCTGGTGGCGACAAACGACGCTCCCTTTAGTAAGTCTGTGTCCACCTCCACGTGCACAATCACAGTAACGGTCTTAGACCAGAATGAGCCGCCGTTCTTCAAACCGCCACTCATCCACCGGATCATCTCAGAGGAGCCGCCACTGGGGAGTCAAGTGGCAGACCTCAGAGCCAAGGATCCAGACACTTCAAGGCACCAACATGTCAG ATACGCACTACACAGCGACCCAGCCAGGTGGTTGGCTATTGATAAAAATACAGGATCCATCACAGTGAAGGGCAACATGGACAGAGAGTCTCCGTACATCAAAGACAACAAGTACACGGTGCTGGTTTTGGCGTATGACAATG ATCCCACCAACCTAACTACTGAACAAACAACCTACATACTGAGAGTACCTTCCCATCCGCCTACCTTCCTTCCAGGCAAATGGCTGGCGACGAGTCCAGGGTGGACACCacctcgcccaaagtcagctgggttaAACTCCAGTACACCTGCAACCCTAGGAATTGTT ATGAGTGAGAACATGTTCCAGGAGGGTCTGTACCAGGTGTACTTCAAAGAACGGCCACAAACGAGGACTGCCGAGCAGGAGGACCTGCACCACGCCCGGATTCATCGCTGGTTCTCTTCGGTGGTCAACACCAGGCTGTTGGTCAGCGGG GTGGTGCAGTTTTTGAGCGGCGCAGTCTGCGTGCTGACCACCGTCTGCCACTCATGCGTGAGCTACGACTGCTCCGTCGCCATGACGATGCCGGTGTGGTCCAGCCTACTT TTTATGGCTGCTGGATGTGTGGCAATAGAAGTCCAGAGGAAGGCCAATAAACTTAAG ATCATCATCCTTATGGGTGTTCACCTCCTCAGCCTTCTGGTTGGTTTCTCCCTGCTGTTAGCCTACTGCCTCTCTTCTCAGCAGTCTCACGCACTCAATACAAGAAAACAG CTCGTTGGCTCGTACGTGGCTAAGGGCAGCGCCGTAGCATTCACTTTGCTGTGTCTGCTACTGTCTCTCTATATTGTCTTATTATCGTGGAGAGGCCTCCGGCGCTACGGTAGTGCCACGGTCCACGTTCGTGGATACGACCGCGTCATGCAG GAGCCAGATGACGACCGCGGGCCTTTAATGGAGCGTGTGGActcagtgtga
- the LOC144053932 gene encoding cadherin-1-like isoform X1, which translates to MEMMFFLCKFLAAASLLHSCFKNTTVDSGREPTESKHVEPFRRKKREWVIPDINVPENDSGPFPKFMTKIKSSSEEKVAITYQLVGPGADKAPEGVFTMDRRSGALYVTRPLDREKISRYVLLAHATVKGSKAEEPMKLVINVVDQNDNVPECTRTPFYGNVSESAQVGESFMSITAEDKDAPNTDNADIRYRLKTQKTHGPKDKMFSINPVSGLISTMAVGLDREMQSKYELIIEAADMAGEGLRTTCTAIVSITDSNDHAPRFTFTSVSASTPENEVGREVLRLTVTDEDDLGTPNTNTKYTIVSGNQGGHFSVKTGPWKMEGMLTTAKAVDFERDPMFTLLLVATNDAPFSKSVSTSTCTITVTVLDQNEPPFFKPPLIHRIISEEPPLGSQVADLRAKDPDTSRHQHVRYALHSDPARWLAIDKNTGSITVKGNMDRESPYIKDNKYTVLVLAYDNDPTNLTTEQTTYILRVPSHPPTFLPGKWLATSPGWTPPRPKSAGLNSSTPATLGIVMSENMFQEGLYQVYFKERPQTRTAEQEDLHHARIHRWFSSVVNTRLLVSGVVQFLSGAVCVLTTVCHSCVSYDCSVAMTMPVWSSLLFMAAGCVAIEVQRKANKLKIIILMGVHLLSLLVGFSLLLAYCLSSQQSHALNTRKQLVGSYVAKGSAVAFTLLCLLLSLYIVLLSWRGLRRYGSATVHVRGYDRVMQEPDDDRGPLMERVDSV; encoded by the exons ATGGAGATGATGTTTTTCCTTTGTAAG tttttggcgGCAGCAAGTCTTCTACATTCTTGCTTTAAGAACACAACCGTGGACTCAGGCAGGGAACcaactgaaagtaaacatgtCGAG CCTTTCAGACGGAAGAAACGAGAATGGGTCATCCCTGACATCAATGTCCCAGAGAATGACAGTGGCCCATTCCCCAAGTTCATGACTAAG ATTAAATCCAGCAGCGAGGAAAAGGTGGCCATCACCTACCAGCTGGTTGGGCCCGGGGCCGACAAGGCCCCCGAGGGAGTCTTCACCATGGATCGGCGCTCTGGTGCTCTGTACGTGACCCGGCCACTGGACAGGGAGAAAATAAGCAGATATGTT CTTTTGGCTCACGCGACCGTCAAGGGTTCCAAGGCCGAAGAGCCAATGAAGCTGGTCATCAACGTGGTAGATCAGAATGACAATGTCCCGGAATGTACTCGCACGCCTTTTTATGGAAACGTCAGCGAAAGCGCACAAGTTG GTGAGTCCTTCATGAGTATAACAGCAGAAGACAAGGATGCTCCCAATACAGACAATGCAGACATTCGCTATCGACTCAAGACTCAGAAGACTCACGGGcccaaagacaaaatgtttagCATCAATCCAGTCAGCGGATTGATCAGCACAATGGCAGTGGGACTGGACAGAGAG ATGCAGTCAAAGTACGAGCTGATCATAGAGGCTGCAGACATGGCGGGGGAGGGTCTCCGCACCACGTGTACCGCCATCGTCAGCATCACTGACAGCAATGATCACGCACCGCGTTTCACCTTCACATCA GTGTCTGCTTCTACGCCTGAAAATGAGGTTGGCCGGGAGGTTCTAAGGTTAACTGTGACTGACGAAGACGATTTGGGAACACCCAATACTAACACCAAGTATACTATCGTCAGCGGCAACCAGGGAGGTCACTTCAGCGTGAAAACAGGACCTTGGAAAATGGAGGGCATGCTCACTACAGCCAAG GCTGTGGACTTTGAACGTGATCCTATGTTTACTCTACTGCTGGTGGCGACAAACGACGCTCCCTTTAGTAAGTCTGTGTCCACCTCCACGTGCACAATCACAGTAACGGTCTTAGACCAGAATGAGCCGCCGTTCTTCAAACCGCCACTCATCCACCGGATCATCTCAGAGGAGCCGCCACTGGGGAGTCAAGTGGCAGACCTCAGAGCCAAGGATCCAGACACTTCAAGGCACCAACATGTCAG ATACGCACTACACAGCGACCCAGCCAGGTGGTTGGCTATTGATAAAAATACAGGATCCATCACAGTGAAGGGCAACATGGACAGAGAGTCTCCGTACATCAAAGACAACAAGTACACGGTGCTGGTTTTGGCGTATGACAATG ATCCCACCAACCTAACTACTGAACAAACAACCTACATACTGAGAGTACCTTCCCATCCGCCTACCTTCCTTCCAGGCAAATGGCTGGCGACGAGTCCAGGGTGGACACCacctcgcccaaagtcagctgggttaAACTCCAGTACACCTGCAACCCTAGGAATTGTT ATGAGTGAGAACATGTTCCAGGAGGGTCTGTACCAGGTGTACTTCAAAGAACGGCCACAAACGAGGACTGCCGAGCAGGAGGACCTGCACCACGCCCGGATTCATCGCTGGTTCTCTTCGGTGGTCAACACCAGGCTGTTGGTCAGCGGG GTGGTGCAGTTTTTGAGCGGCGCAGTCTGCGTGCTGACCACCGTCTGCCACTCATGCGTGAGCTACGACTGCTCCGTCGCCATGACGATGCCGGTGTGGTCCAGCCTACTT TTTATGGCTGCTGGATGTGTGGCAATAGAAGTCCAGAGGAAGGCCAATAAACTTAAG ATCATCATCCTTATGGGTGTTCACCTCCTCAGCCTTCTGGTTGGTTTCTCCCTGCTGTTAGCCTACTGCCTCTCTTCTCAGCAGTCTCACGCACTCAATACAAGAAAACAG CTCGTTGGCTCGTACGTGGCTAAGGGCAGCGCCGTAGCATTCACTTTGCTGTGTCTGCTACTGTCTCTCTATATTGTCTTATTATCGTGGAGAGGCCTCCGGCGCTACGGTAGTGCCACGGTCCACGTTCGTGGATACGACCGCGTCATGCAG GAGCCAGATGACGACCGCGGGCCTTTAATGGAGCGTGTGGActcagtgtga